CAGCAGTACAAACAAACTCGCAAAACGCGTCTACACCAAAACATAGAGATGACACACCAGCTACAGAAAATGCAGAAGAACAAATGGTTTTTCAGACGGCACTCTGTGTTGAACCGCGTGAGGGCAGATTGTACATCTTTATACCACCCTTAACGCATCTTGAGCACTACCTTTCGCTCCTTAAAGCAGTTGAAGCAACCGCGCAGGCTTTAGAAATGCCAGTGATCCTTGAGGGTTATGAAGTTCCGCACGATTGGCGCGTCCAATCGTTGAACGTGACTCCCGATCCCGGTGTGATTGAGGTAAACATCCATCCAGCAGCAAACTGGGATGAGTTGGTACATAATACCACGACGCTCTACGCGCAAGCACGGTTAGCTGGGTTGAGTGCCGAGAAATTTATGTTGGACGGTAGACACACAGGGACGGGAGGTGGCAATCACGTTATTATCGGTGGTCGGACGCCTGCTGATAGTCCGCTGTTACGGCAGCCCCACCTCCTACGCAGTCTCATTACCTATTGGCAGCACCACCCCGGCTTATCGTATCTTTTTTCTGGTGCCTTTATCGGTCCGACGAGTCAGGCACCGCGTGTAGACGAAGGACGCGATGAACAACTCTATGAACTGGAGGTCGCTTTCGGGCAGATCCCTGATAGCGATACAGAAGATGTGGAACCTTGGTTGATTGATCGGCTCCTACGGCACTTGCTGGTAGATCTCACAGGCAATACGCATCGCGCGGAGTTTTGCATCGACAAACTCTACTCTCCCGACTCAGCAAGCGGGAGGCTCGGACTACTGGAGATGCGAGCCTTCGAGATGCCCCCACATGCGCAGATGAGCATTGTCCAGATGCTCCTAATCCGTGCCTTAGTCGCCAAATTTTGGAATACGCCTTACAAAGGGAGACTCGTCCGCTGGGGAACAGAATTACATGATCGGTTCATGCTGCATCACTATGTTCGGGCTGATATACAGGAAGTTGTTACTGAACTTCAAGAAGCTGGTTACCCGTTTGAGATGGCATGGCTTGAACCTTTTTTTGAATTCCGTTTCCCCAAATTAGGGACTGTTAACATACAAAATATTGAACTCGAATTGCGGATGGCAATTGAACCGTGGCACGTGTTAGGTGAGGAGATAACGCGCGCGGGTACCTCACGTTTTGTTGATTCTTCTGTTGAACGACTACAAGTGAAGGTGAGTGGATTGACAGACGCTCGATACGTCGTTACATGCAACGGACGGCAATTGATTCTCCACAATACAGGGACACAGGGAGAATATGTCGGTGGGGTGCGTTATCGCGCCTGGCAACCCCCATCCGCATTGCATCCGACTATCGGTGTACACTCTCCACTCGTATTTGACATCATTGACACATGGAATGGACGGGCAATTGGCGGTTGCACCTATCACGTCTCTCATCCGGGGGGGAGACATTACGATACGTTTCCGGTTAATGCTTACGAAGCAGAGGCACGCCGTACAAGTCGGTTCGGGGCTGATGGGTATACACCGGGGGTCATTCAATCCCAACCTGCGGCACCTACGACAGGGCATTTTCTCGCTGAAGGCACATCACCCGGTCCTATAGATGTTCCACCAGAAGAGACAAATACCGAGTATCCATATACTTTGGATCTCCGCCGAATTTAAGCAATCAGCAATCAGTAAGATAGGTTAGATGTACCAATACATCTTTGCTGATGGCTGGCTTACTGGCAACTGAAAACTGGTAACCAATTAGGTATAGATAAGAGATGCAACGAGCAGATCTAAAAAATTGGAAGACAATTGGTGATAGTTATCACGCCGCTAAATCTGCTGATTTGTCTCACGACGAACAGATTGATGAAATGCTAAGTTGGGATAGGCAAATCAATCCGCATTGGCACGGCTTCATGCAAGCCTTGGACACACTTGGGCTTGCAGAGATGGAATCTCGTCACAAGGAGGTCCAGCGTTTGCTGCGTGAGAACGGTGTCACCTATGTCGTACATGGAGAACAGCAGGGACATCGACCCTGGGAATTGGACCCCATCCCGCTGATTATCTCAAACACAGATTGGGACACTATCTCCGCTGGGCTTACGCAGCGTGCAGAACTGCTGAACCTAATTTTGACGGATCTCTATGGAGAACGGCGTTTAATCAAAGAGCGGTTGATACCACCAGAAGCGGTTTATGCGCACGCAGGATTTTTGCGAGCCTGTGTTGGACTTATCCCGTCTGGATTCCCGTTCCTCTTGAACTATGCCGCCGATTTAGCGCGAGGATCGGACGGCAGAATGTGGGTGCTCGGTGACCGGACACAGGCACCATCGGGTGCGGGTTATGCGCTCGAAAATCGGACCGCTCTTGCGCGCGCACTGCCCAACCTCTTTGGCGAAATCGGTGTTCATCGACTCTCCTTTTTCTTTCGCGCCTTACAGAACAGGGTTTTAGACCTACAATATCAACTTGGACAACTTGAAAGTGCCACACGTATTGTCCCACATCAAAAAGACAACCCACATGTCGTTGTGCTAACGCCTGGTCCGCTTAATGAAACCTACTTCGAGCACGCCTATATCGCAAATTACCTCGGTTACACCTTGGTACAAGGCGACGATCTGACAGTATGGGACGGGCGTGTCTGGTTAAAATCGCTTGGAGGCTTACGTCCGGTTGATATTATTCTGCGTCGAGTCGATGACATTTTCTGTGATCCGTTGGAACTCCGACAAGACTCTCGACTTGGGGTCGCAGGCTTGCTGGAAGTGATTCGACAAGGAAACGTAACGGTAGTAAACCCGCCGGGCAGCGGTGTTATGGAAAACCCAAGTCTGATGCCGTTCCTACCGAATATTGCAAAACATTTAATAGGCGAAGACCTTCGTCTTCCCTCTGTCGCAACGTGGTGGTGCGGGGAACCCAAACAGCGAGACTATGTGCTGGCGAATCTTAAGCAGTTAGTTATCAAACCCATTTATCGTCAACCCGGTGGGCGACCCTTATTTGGCAGTGAACTCAGTCGTGCTGAACTCGACACACTCCGCGCGCAGATCAATGCTGAGCCACACCTCTATGTCGGGCAGGAATATATTCACTTCTCCACAACACCTTCACTCATTGATGGGAAACTAAAACCTCGCCGCGCGATTCTGAGAACTTTCCTATTTGCAGAAAAAAACGGGTATACCGTGATGCCAGGCGGACTGACCCGTTGTGAAGGTGCGAAAGGCGAATTGACAGTCTCAATCCAAGGTGGTGGCGTTAGTAAGGACACGTGGATCCTCGCGCCTGAACCGGAACCGCATATCAGTTTATGGCAACAACGAACCGGACGCATACAAACTGCTGGTGCCTCAGAAGGTTTGTCAAGCCGGGCAGCTGAAAACCTATTTTGGGTCGGACGTTATGCGGAACGCGCAGAGGGACAAGCAAGACTGCTCCGAATTATGCTGGATAAAGCCAAGATGGGCAAGATGGGCTTAGAGACATCACGCTTAGGACAAATGTCCCCTTCTACGCTCTTCACTGAGACCCTTGGCGAAGAAGCGAGGGAAGTATCTGAACTCACTTATCTCCGCAGTATGCTCCGCTCTCTGACTGGCTTGACCTCGTCACACCCGGGTTTTGCGAATAAAGGGGAACAATCGTTAGAAAACGAACTGCTCTCAATCATGCTCGACACAGAAAACAACGGTAGTTTAGTGTCAACGCTTCAAGCACTCGTTAGTGCTGCGTACGCAGTCCGTGACCGCTGGTCCACGGACACTTGGCGTGTGATGAACAATATTGAAAATCTATGCGCTACGCTCGAAAAAAGCATCCCTGAAGATGGAGATACAGGCAAACAGATACTGACAGATCTCGTGTTGCAAGAGGCGGAATTGGCTTCACTCGATCAACTCATGATTTTTCTCTCCGCATTGAGCGGGCTTAATGCCGAAAGTATGACGCAGACGGTTGGCTGGATTAGCTTAGATATGGGACGACGTATCGAACGCGCCCTCCTTCTCATCGTGCTGTGTCGTTCAAGCCTTGTCGCTGTGCAAGACGAGTGGATCGAAGATCTGCTGCTTGAATCTGTCCTCGCCGCTGCTGAAAGTCTCATCACCTATCGTAGCCGCTACCGTGCAGCCCTGCACTTTCCGACAGTACTTGAGTTGCTACTGCTTGATGAAGATAATCCGCGTTCTCTCCTCTATCAACTCAAACGACTTCAGGAGCAGATTCGCGTGCTTCCGAGAGAAAAACTTGGGTATCGGCTCAGTGAAGAGGAGCAACTTATTTTGGAGGCATTAACGCAGCTCCAACTTTCCAATACCCTTGATCTCGCCGAGCGTTCGGAGCACACAACACAACGGAATGGATTAGAAAAACTCCTGGTCCGTCTCGCACAAATACTCGTTGATACTTCTGATGTCCTGACGCATACCTATTTCAGCCATATTCAAAGACCTCAACAGTTAACGACAACTGATAACCTATGAACTATAAGATTATCCATAAGACCGAATACAGCTATACCCACCCTGTGAGTCTCTGTTATAACGAAGCGCGTTTGACTCCACGGAATTATGCGTATCAGCATTGTAGTGACAGTCAATTCACTGTTGAACCTGAACCGAGGGAGTGTCGAGAACGTCAGGACTTTTTCGGAAACACCGTCTACTATTTCACAATCCAGCAGCCCCACAATCAACTCACCGTTACAGTCACAAGTCGTGTGGATGTCAGAAGTGGAGAGATGCAACTGAATTTCGCTGAGCATCTCGCTTGGGAGGATATTCGCCAGCAGCTCCAAACGGATCAGGATCCAGAAACTCTGGAGATACGGCAGTACATTCTTAATTCGCCAATGATTCCAGCGATGTCCGAACTCCGTGCTTATGCCGAGCAATCGTTTACCAGCGGACGACCATTACTGGAAGCCGTTGAAGATTTAAGCACCCGCCTCTACACCGATTTCATCTATGACCCTGATTTCACAACAATAGCGACCCCACTCGCAGATGTGCTAAAATACCGTCGCGGGGTCTGTCAAGACTTCGCGCATCTCGGCATTGGCTGCTTACGCGCCTTAGGATTCGCCGCCCGTTACGTCAGCGGCTATATTGAGACAGAGCCACTACCTGGCAAAAAACCGTTATCGGGAGCTGATGAATCCCACGCATGGTTTTCTGTCTATCTCCCACAGCTCGGTTGGGTGGATTTTGATCCAACGAACAACCAGATGCCCGCCGATCAACACATCACTGTCGCTTGGGGCAGGGACTATACGGATGTAACCCCATTGAAAGGGGTCGTCTTCGGGAGCGGCACCCATGAATTATCTGTCTCGGTAGATTGCAAACGGGTTTTTTAACTATTGGGTTTCTACTCCGATTTTTTCCGTTGTCAAAATCGGGTTTTCGAGAAAAAAATTGTCCCCTCGTAGCATAGCCTTTTAGGTTGTGCCATCAAAAACGTAGTCCGTAATGAAATTATGCCTTAAATGGCATAATTTGTCTTAGCTTTACATTTGGAGGACGGATATGCGGAAAGGTACTTGAAACAGCAAGCCCATCTAACCGAACCGCAAGGAACAGAAAAAAGATGACAATTGAAGCGTTTCAGAAACAAATTGAAGATATCTATTACACGCGCGATGCCGAACGCGGTGTACCGCTAACCTTTACATGGTTCGTTGAAGAGGTCGGCGAATTGGCAAAGGAAATTCGCAAACAGCCGCAGGACATGGAACGGCTGCGAGAGGAATTCGCCGATGTTTTTGCATGGCTCGCTACATTAGCGAGCCTGCTCGATATTTCTTTAGAGGATGCGGCACAAATCTATGCAGAAGGTTGCCCGAAATGCGAAAACACTCCGTGTGATTGTTAGGGTACAACTAACATTGCTGCCAACTTCAAATAAGGTGCCGAATTCATCGGAGCAGAAACCCAATAGTTAAAAATTCAGGAACCGATCGAAATTCCCGCCGAAAAGATTGTTGACATCCCGTTTGATTTCTGAGGCAGTAAGTGTCCATCCGACATCAAGGAGCGTCTGGTATTTCTCTACCAGAACGTCTGCAATAATCCCACGTGAGTGCTTCCACTTATAGACGAGTTGATCCAAGATGCGGGCATCTGAATGCTGCGGGATAACGCTTAAACCGAGCAGTTCAATCCGTTCACGTGTGATCTCCTCAATCACGCTTGGATTGTTCATAAACCACCAACACCCGAATATCATCAGGTTCTTGAATTTCCGTCCGATGACGCATAACTCATGCTGGTTCTCGCGGGACAAGAGCGTAACGAGAAACTTGTTGTCAGGATTTTCACGGAGCAACGTCTCCAGACTCGTCAGATCCGCCTTTCCGCTCCCGTCGCCTGCCATCTGGAGTTGCGGATTAACGGCGCGTTTCACACCGATCATTAGCGCGAACGGGACATTGAATTCACGGGAGATCGGTAGTATACAGTTGTCAAAGAGTCGCCCCAAAACGCCATCATCTGGATATTGGAAATCCGGTGGCAGAGAAACCGCCATGTACTTCGGGTTCATCCGCTGAATCCACGTCTCCAAAAACCGGCGTACCTCTTTGTAAGTTTTCTCTGTTGATAGATTCGGATCAATATCATAGCCAAGACCTCGGAGGTGTTCGTAACCAGTTTCCTGATAGGTATTGATGAGGACATCCATCCGAAGTGCCGCTTCAAAGCGGGCATCTCCTATTTCGCCAGATTGCCACACCGGTGCCTCTGCTGAATCAAACGGGTCGTTTGTCATCACTACTTTAGAGACTTTTGCGCGCTCAAAAACTGTGTCGATAAATGCCTCAACGGTTGTATCCGCAAAGTAGTCGCGATAATCCTGTAGATTGCGCGAACCGACATCCAACCCCAACGTGTCTAAAGTCGTAACAACCCCGCGGCACGCCTCACTCACCGGCGAGTTCTCAATGAAAAGCGTCTGCCAGATGAGGTCTGCCTGTTCTGCCTTTGTCATCGCCCAAAATTGATCGTACGAAATATCCGATTTACGGAAGACTTCAGCGATGAGGTAGTGGTAGGTCAGCAATTCATCAATGCCCCATAGTAACAACTCACCGAAGGGTGGACTAAAGAGGTGCGTGTGAATATCTGTGATGCTTTGCGTCTCAACAGCATCCAAAACGGCGGTTTCCAACTGTTCTGTGGTCGCAATTGTCTGCGTGTAGTTTGCGTTCATTTCATCCTCCGGATTCAGAAATCCAAAAATTTTTCTTTCAAGGTTTTGGGCATATCATATTTCCTAAGATGTTGCATTATAAAACAGAGCCGAACGGAGGATACTCCAATCCTCATTGTGCTCTGGCAACATCCATAGTTTTGATAATAGATAGAGATTCATCTAACGGCATCACATCGCTTTCGAGTTTACCTGCTCGTAGACAGTTGATGACCTCAAGGACTTGGTATTCAAAACCGTTGTCGGTGAATGGGATTTCAATCTGTACGGGTTCGTTCCCAAAGACTTCAAGTGTTAGGGATGTCGCTCGTGAAAAGTTCGGGATATATATTGACCCTTTTGTGCCGAAGATACGTGCATCCTGTGAGGTCCGCGTCGTGATTGCACACGACAAACTCGCGATTTGACCCGCATCATAGCTGAGTAGGACGGCGGCTTGTTCATCGACACCGGTTTCGCCGATGTGTGCCAGACTCGTTATTCTCGTTGGCACGCCAAACACCATGGACGCTAAAGAGACAGTATAGACCCCAATGTCTAACATTGCACCACCCGCAAGTTCCAGCGCAAACAATCTACCTTTCATATTCTCAGCAGTTAATTCCACACGATTGCCGAAATCTGCAGTTAACATACGTGGTTCACCGATGACACCATCTGCCAGCCATTCCCGCACCTGAACCATTACTGGGATGAAACGGGTCCACATGGCTTCCATGAGGAATTGCTTATGTTCGCGTGCACACGCGATCAACGCCTCAGCCTGCTTCGCATCCACAGTGAGCGGTTTCTCACATAAAACCGCTTTTCCTGCTTCCAAACACAGCATCGCACACGCTTTATGGAAAGGATGCGGCGTAGCAACATAGACAACATCTACTTCAGGATTATTCGCCAGTTCAACGTAATTACCGTGTCTATGTGGAACATCAAACGTATCTGCGAATGCATCAGCTCTCTGGAGGTCGCGCGAACCGACAGCGATAATCTCCGCATCAGGAATCGCTTCCAACGCAGAAGCGAACTTATGTGCAATACCACCAGGACCGAGTATACCCCATCTTATCTTTTTTTCCATCTGGATACCCATTTTTAAGAAGCAGGTTTTGATTCGATTTTGCTGGTGATAAAATTAATGATTTCTTCAGGAGGGTGTTTGCCAAATCGGATGTAAACACCACGGAAGTTTTCGAGGCGTGTTGGGCGGGCGAACGGACTGAGCAGCACCCCGTTCGCGTCAGTGTAAAAACTGCGAAATGTTTCCCAAGGTCGCTCCAGTCTGTAGAAGCAACAACTTGTAATAATAAGCTTATCCGATTCAAACTGGTGGTGAAACGGCAGGAAATATTTATAAAGCGATCCGATGAGAAAAATAGCAGACAGGACGGCGACGTAAATTAATTGGAAACCCAGATAGATGATAAGTAAGAGGAGTCCCAACAAAAGCCCTAATAGTACAGATTTGCGCCAATTCTCAACGAGCGGATGCACTGTCCATGAAAGCGTTATAGGCGCGTCCGACATACTGGTACTCTTTTCCTAAGAACGATCTCCGACATGTTTGTGAATGCGAGCGAGACTATTCTGTGCTATCTGTGGTACCGCCATCAATCTCTGTCTTTGAGTCATCTTGGGTATCACCGCCACTGCCTTCATCTGTTGTGGTTTCAACGGTCCCTTCATCTGTAGTATCAGCAGGTTCAGTTGTCCCTTCTTGTGTCGTTTCCTGTTCAATCGGTGTGAGTTCACCGCCGATATTCTCGCCGTAGAAACGCATCAGGAACAGCGAAATAACCATGAACGCGATCGCAAGCCATGTCGTCAGCTTACCGAGAAAGGTTGCGGCACCGCGTCCTCCAAGAACGGACTGCATCTCCGCGCCACCAAACGCGCTTGATGAAAGCCCTTCACCTTTACTGTCCTGTAATAAAATAATCAGCGTCAAAACAACGCAGACAGGCACGAAAAGGAATAATACAAAGCCGATGATAATTTCCATTTGATAGTTCCCTCCTATGAGTCAAACTTCACAATTTGCGCAAACGATTCCGCCTCAAGACTTGCACCACCGACAAGAGCACCATCTACATCCGGTTGTGCCATCAATTCCGATGCATTCTCCGGTTTAACACTCCCGCCGTATTGAATGCGTATCTGCGACGCGACTTCTGCTGAGTACAACTTTGCCAGCAGCCCTCGAATGAAGTTGTGAACCTCTTGTGCTTGGTCAGGCGTAGCGGTTTTTCCAGTGCCAATCGCCCAAACGGGTTCATAGGCAATAACACAAGATAACAACTCGGCAGCGGCTAAACTCGCAATGCCACCCGTAACATGGTCTTCAATGACCGCTTCTGTCCGTCCGGCTTCCCGTTCTTCAAGTAGTTCACCGACACAGATAATCGGTTTTAGTCCATGTGCTAACGCCGCTTTCACTTTCTGATTCACACTCTCATTCGTCTCACCGAAGTATTGCCGCCGTTCCGAGTGACCAATAATGACGTAGTCGCACCCGACATCCTTGAGCATTGGCGCGGAGACCTCGCCGGTAAACGCCCCGCTATCCTCTGAATAGACATCCTGTGCTGAGAGACGTATATTGCTGTCTGTTATCACATCGCTAACCGCAGCAAGTGCCGTAAAAGTTGGCGCGACAATAATTTCGACACCGTTAACATCAACAACCGATGCCTTTAATGCCGTTGTGAGCGCGATTGCTTCCGAAACCGTTTTGTTAAGTTTCCAATTCCCTGCAATGATAGGTGTTCTCATAGTCCTTTCCATTAGAGTGTCCGCGCAACAAGTTCGACGAGACGGTTGGAGTAACCCCACTCGTTGTCATACCATGAAAGGACTTTAATCAACCCATCTTCAATCACTTTGGTGAAAGGACCGTCGAGAACAGAGGAAAGTTTGTTCCCATTGAAATCCGATGAGACGAGGTCGAGTTCGGAATAACCGAGGATTCCCTCCAAATTGCCCTCTGCCGCTTCTTTCAACGCAGCGTTGACTGCTTCGGCATCCGGTCTATCCTTAAGATCAACGGTGAGGTCAACCACAGAGACATTCGGTGTCGGCACACGGATCGCAAACCCATCAAGTTTACCGTTCAATTCAGGTAGGACTTTCCCTACGGCGACAGCAGCACCGGTGGTCGTCGGGATCATGGAGAGTGTCGCTGCACGGGCGCGGCGCATATCGGAATGCGGGAAATCGTGAACCCGTTGGTCGCCGGTATAGGCATGAATAGTCGTCATTAATCCGCTCTCAACCCCGAATGTCTCGTGCAACACCTTCGCTACCGGTGCAAGGCAGTTCGTCGTACACGAGGCGTTAGAGATAACATGATGTTCTGATTTATCGTATTTATCGTCATTTACACCGATAACAATCGTGATGTCCTCACCCTTCGCCGGTGCGGAGATGACCACCTTTTTCGCGCCCCCAGATGTGATATGTTTTTCTGCGTCTTCCCGTGCCGTAAAGAAACCGGTGGACTCAATAACGACATCCGCACCGAGTTCACCCCACGGCAGACTACCCGGATCGCGTTCGGCGAGCACCTGTATCTCTTTCCCGTTGACCACCAAACCGTTATCTGTCGCGGTGATGTCATCTGATAAGATACCGTGGACAGAGTCATACTGCAGAAGATGCGCAAGCGTCTCCGGGTTCGTCAAATCGTTGATAGCCACGAATTCTATATCTAACGCAGGGTTCTGCAACGCCGCTCGAAAGGCGTTCCGACCAATCCGACCAAAACCATTTATACCTACTTTAGTTGACATAAGATAGATAGATCCCTCTATTATAAATATTTTGCCGCTACAAGGCGTTTTTTCAACAGCAAGTGCTATAAGCCTGCAAGCCTAAAACATTAAGAACTTAGAGAAGCGAACATACAGATTTTTCACAAATATCGACTCGCAAGCGATACTCCTTGATTTGCTATTATCCAATTTTTACGATCTAAAATCTTTTTAATTATACCCTAAAATGAAGTAAATTGCAAGTGCTGTTTAAAGCCAGAGGTATTCAATTGTCGAATTGTGCTGAATGCACGTCGCTTATGGGCGCGGATGCTGCAAATCTCGGATGACATGGATTTTTAGGTTTCGTTATCCCGAACCGGTTTGAAATTTGGAGGGTTTTCCAGAGGATTGAATAGCTCTGAATCCATTTGATTTTTATTGACATTTTTAGAGGTGTCTGTTATACTTTCGCAAAATTGATTGAATGCGATACGTCAGGATTAGGAAGGAATTCATCGTATCGTCATTTAACGAAAAACCCTCAACTTTAGTATACTTCATAGCAACCATAATCCATCTGTGAAAGACAAAATATGCCAAGTTCAAGTATCCCGATCAACGCTTCGATCCCATGGACGAAGCGAATTTCAATTTATATACTGTGCCTCCTGCTCGCGCTTTGTATATTCACATCCATTGGTCATGCGCAACCACACCTCGTTTTCGTTGTAGGCGAAAATGAGTACCGCTCTGAAGTAACGATGCCCGCGTTGGCTCAGGTGTTAGCAGACCACTACGGCTTCCGCACTACACTTCTCTTAGACGACGTACTTCAGGGAGGCGAGGGGAACAACATCAACGGTCTTGATGCGTTAGAGACAGCAGACCTCCTTGTTTTGTATCTGCGATTTCGTCAACTGCCTGAAGCTCAACTTGCGTTGCTACAAAAGTACATCGACCGGGGCGGTCCCATCATTGCTTTCCGTACAACGACGCACGCCTTTGCTTACGAAGAGGATGATCAGCAAGCGACGTGGTGGAACAATTTCGGTGCTCGAGAACTCGGTGCACCGTGGATTTACCACTACGGACACGGGGCAAGCACTGATGCTACAATCGTTGGCAATCATCCGATTCTTACAGGTGTGAGTCCAGGGTTTCACGTCCGCTCCTGGACTTACCATGTTCGACCCGACTATCCGCCGAAAGATGCCCAGGTCTTAGTGCAGGGTCGCCCTGTATTTCCCGAAGGCGAGCGTGGCGATGCAGAGACGGTTAATCCAATTGCCTGGACGCACACGCACTCCGGCGGTGGGCGTGTGTTTACAACGACAATGGGACACCCAGAGGACTTCGGAGTGAGTGACTTTCGTCGCCTTGTCGTTAACGGCATCTACTGGTGCCTCAACCGCGAAGCCCCGCGTCGCTATCCACCCGGTTGGCGTGTTAAAACCGGACAACCGTGGCGGGATATGGATTATGGTCCTTACCTCTCTACAGCTGTCGCCGCGAATGCTAATAACCTGACTTACAAAGGGCTTGTTATCCCGCTCACCCCAGATCTCGCGAGTGGGGCGGTGGTGTTTGACACAGACTTGTTGCGCTACTCTGCGGGTTGGATAGATGGATTGATTGACTTCGTTGATGTTGCCTATAACGGTTGGCATCAGAGTTTTCCATCAATTGAGGGCAAACTGCTGTGGGAAAACCCGGTAGGTCCCGGTTGGGCGAAGGATGGCAGCTTTGAGGATACACGCGCTGTTCCTTTTGGGCCCTTACCCAAGGATTGGGCGCATTGGAAAGGATTGTATCTTCACGGTAATCAGGTTGTTTTATCGTATATGGTAGGCACTCGCACGGTGCTGGAAACCCCGTCGCTTGAAAGCGAAGAAAAAGGGTTCGCTTTTGCCCGTACTTTTCATCTCGGCCCATCTGTATCGAGTGCGCTTGTCCGTATTGCAACAATCCGTGACGGGGAGGCATCCGCTTTACACGAGTTTCCACGTGGCACCGCGGTCGCCCTATGTCCGCCAGAGACAGCACCCGGCGCACCAGGCAGTCTGCTTGCTGCTCTGATTGACGCACCGGAGGGCACACGGTGGGAGACGGTGAAGAACGAGCTCCGTGTCCGGTTTCCACCATCTGAGCAAGCAATTTCAGCTAAAATCCTGATTACGCCAGCGATCCAAGATACACTCGAGTTGGATGTATGGACACAATTCATTGAAACCTCGCCGCCTATAGCAGATCTGACGAAGCTGATCCGAGGGGGGCCGCAGCGTTGGTCGGAGAAACTCGTCACGACTGGAGACATTGATATACAACAACAACTCAAGGTGGAAAAGGTAAAAATCGATGCCGAGACAGCGACTTGGCACTTAGAAAAAGATGGATACCTTCCGACAGTGCTTTCGATAGATA
This Candidatus Poribacteria bacterium DNA region includes the following protein-coding sequences:
- the tpiA gene encoding triose-phosphate isomerase is translated as MRTPIIAGNWKLNKTVSEAIALTTALKASVVDVNGVEIIVAPTFTALAAVSDVITDSNIRLSAQDVYSEDSGAFTGEVSAPMLKDVGCDYVIIGHSERRQYFGETNESVNQKVKAALAHGLKPIICVGELLEEREAGRTEAVIEDHVTGGIASLAAAELLSCVIAYEPVWAIGTGKTATPDQAQEVHNFIRGLLAKLYSAEVASQIRIQYGGSVKPENASELMAQPDVDGALVGGASLEAESFAQIVKFDS
- the gap gene encoding type I glyceraldehyde-3-phosphate dehydrogenase; the encoded protein is MSTKVGINGFGRIGRNAFRAALQNPALDIEFVAINDLTNPETLAHLLQYDSVHGILSDDITATDNGLVVNGKEIQVLAERDPGSLPWGELGADVVIESTGFFTAREDAEKHITSGGAKKVVISAPAKGEDITIVIGVNDDKYDKSEHHVISNASCTTNCLAPVAKVLHETFGVESGLMTTIHAYTGDQRVHDFPHSDMRRARAATLSMIPTTTGAAVAVGKVLPELNGKLDGFAIRVPTPNVSVVDLTVDLKDRPDAEAVNAALKEAAEGNLEGILGYSELDLVSSDFNGNKLSSVLDGPFTKVIEDGLIKVLSWYDNEWGYSNRLVELVARTL